GAACGCTAAACAGAACGCAGGACAGCCAGTTATCCGCTTGACTGGCATCAGTAAGAGTTTCGATGGTAAGGAAATCATCGGTAATTTAAATCTGGACGTTAATCATGGTGAGTTTTTGACGATCCTAGGCCCATCAGGTTGTGGTAAAACAACGGTTTTACGCATGATTGCAGGCTTTGAAACTGCAGATAAAGGCCAAATTACGATAGACAATCAGGATGTTACCAATGTTCCTGCGGAACAAAGGCATGTCAACACGGTATTCCAAAGCTATGCGCTGTTTCCTCACATGACGGTGTTCGAAAACGTTGCATTTGGCCTGCGCATGCAAAAAGTTCCTTCCGCTGATATTGAACCTCGCGTGATGGAAGCACTAAAAATGGTACGACTAGAAAGCATGGCGCAGCGCAAGCCTCATCAGCTCTCTGGTGGTCAGCAACAGCGTATCGCTATCGCACGTGCGGTGGTCAACAAACCTAAAGTTCTGTTGCTCGATGAATCTCTCTCTGCCCTTGATTACAAACTGCGCAAGCAGATGCAAATTGAGTTGAAGCAGCTGCAGCGCCAACTAGGTATTACCTTTATCTTTGTTACCCACGATCAAGAAGAAGCCTTGTCGATGTCAGACCGCATCATCGTTATGCGCTCTGGTGTGATTGAGCAAGATGGCTCCCCACGTGAAATTTACGAAGATCCGAAGAATCTGTTCGTTGCGCGTTTCATCGGTG
The Vibrio navarrensis DNA segment above includes these coding regions:
- the potA gene encoding spermidine/putrescine ABC transporter ATP-binding protein PotA — its product is MGEIQTLNAKQNAGQPVIRLTGISKSFDGKEIIGNLNLDVNHGEFLTILGPSGCGKTTVLRMIAGFETADKGQITIDNQDVTNVPAEQRHVNTVFQSYALFPHMTVFENVAFGLRMQKVPSADIEPRVMEALKMVRLESMAQRKPHQLSGGQQQRIAIARAVVNKPKVLLLDESLSALDYKLRKQMQIELKQLQRQLGITFIFVTHDQEEALSMSDRIIVMRSGVIEQDGSPREIYEDPKNLFVARFIGEINVFEAVAKERVDEKRIRAEIEGVDSVVYFDEPITQGQKLQVLLRPEDLRIEEITESEEKGIVGHVTERTYKGMTLDSVIETESGMRVMVSEFFNEDDPDVDHSLGQKVAITWVESWEVVLSDEQEI